The Bernardetia litoralis DSM 6794 genome includes a window with the following:
- a CDS encoding ribonucleoside-diphosphate reductase subunit alpha has translation MYVIKRDGRKEEVIMQKITARIERLCDNLDTRYIKPKEITYKVLAGLYDNVTTIELDELAAETAATMATVHPDYAILASRIAISNLHKETKDAFSETIEELYNYINPKTNESAGLISDEVVQVVRKYAHVLNQAVDYSRDYEYDYFGFKTLERSYLLRLDGKVTERPQQMIMRVSVGIHGADIDAAIKTYHLISERWFTHATPTLFNAGTPKPQMSSCFLLEVQGDSVDGIYDTLKQCAKISQSAGGIGVSVHNVRATGSYIRGTNGYSNGIVPMLKVFNDTARYIDQGGNKRKGAFAVYLEPWHADVFEFLDLKKNHGKEEARARDLFYALWISDIFMKRVQEDGEWSLFCPNEARGLADCYGTEHEELYTRYEREGKARKTIRAQELWFAILEAQIETGTPYMLYKDHANNKSNQKNLGTIKSSNLCTEIMEYTAPDEVAVCNLASLALPKFVMDNGNGLEFNHEKLYEVAYTATVNLNRIIDRNYYPVEEARNSNMRHRPIGLGVQGLADAFILLRMPFESEEAAALNKEIFETMYFAAMTASKDLAITEGAYETFEGSPLSKGQFQFDMWNVDEDYHSGRWNWEELRGEVVKHGARNSLLLAPMPTASTSQILGNNECFEPYTSNIYVRRVLSGEFVVVNKHLLKDLIAIDMWDDQMKNELISANGSVQNIKRIPQELKDIYKTVWEISQRTIIDMSADRGVYICQSQSLNVHIQNPTFGKLTSMHFHAWKRGLKTGMYYLRTKAAADAIKFTVDKDALEIGKDTAINHKAKAEEIVAQSNEEMLEMAGAGDMEEQSNLALARIHKRQNGQAQEEQLKDGLGGAACSLDDEDCLVCGS, from the coding sequence ATGTACGTAATCAAGCGAGACGGCAGAAAAGAAGAAGTGATAATGCAAAAAATCACAGCCAGAATCGAAAGGCTTTGTGATAATTTAGATACTCGTTATATCAAACCTAAAGAAATTACTTATAAAGTTTTGGCAGGACTTTATGATAATGTAACAACCATAGAGCTGGACGAACTTGCAGCCGAAACAGCTGCTACAATGGCGACTGTTCACCCAGATTATGCGATTTTAGCTTCAAGAATTGCTATTTCAAATCTTCACAAAGAAACAAAAGATGCTTTCTCTGAAACTATTGAAGAGCTTTATAATTATATAAATCCAAAGACAAATGAAAGTGCAGGTCTTATCTCTGATGAGGTGGTACAAGTAGTTCGTAAATATGCTCACGTTCTGAATCAAGCTGTAGATTATAGCAGAGATTATGAATATGATTATTTTGGTTTCAAAACCTTAGAACGTTCGTATCTTTTGCGCCTTGATGGAAAAGTAACCGAGCGTCCTCAACAGATGATTATGCGTGTTTCTGTGGGTATCCATGGTGCTGATATTGATGCAGCAATCAAAACATATCACTTAATATCTGAGCGTTGGTTTACTCATGCAACACCAACACTTTTTAATGCAGGAACTCCAAAACCTCAAATGTCTTCGTGTTTCTTATTAGAAGTACAAGGCGATAGTGTTGATGGAATTTATGATACTTTGAAGCAATGTGCCAAAATTTCTCAATCAGCTGGTGGAATTGGTGTAAGTGTTCATAATGTACGTGCCACAGGTTCGTATATTCGTGGAACAAATGGCTACTCAAACGGAATTGTTCCGATGCTAAAAGTATTTAATGACACAGCTCGTTATATTGACCAAGGAGGAAACAAACGCAAAGGAGCTTTTGCTGTTTATTTAGAACCTTGGCATGCTGATGTTTTTGAATTTTTAGATTTGAAGAAAAATCATGGTAAAGAAGAAGCTAGAGCAAGAGATTTGTTTTATGCTTTATGGATTTCAGATATATTTATGAAGCGTGTTCAAGAAGATGGCGAATGGTCATTATTCTGTCCAAATGAAGCTAGAGGATTAGCTGATTGTTATGGAACAGAACACGAAGAGCTTTACACGAGATACGAAAGAGAAGGAAAAGCTAGAAAAACAATCAGAGCGCAAGAACTTTGGTTTGCAATCTTAGAAGCACAAATTGAAACGGGAACGCCGTACATGCTTTATAAAGACCACGCAAATAATAAATCAAATCAGAAAAATTTAGGTACAATAAAATCGTCAAATCTTTGTACTGAAATTATGGAATATACTGCTCCTGATGAAGTAGCAGTTTGTAATTTGGCTTCTCTTGCTCTTCCAAAATTTGTAATGGATAATGGAAATGGTTTAGAATTCAATCATGAAAAACTCTATGAAGTAGCTTATACAGCAACTGTCAATTTGAATAGAATTATTGACAGAAATTATTATCCAGTAGAAGAAGCTCGTAATTCAAATATGCGTCATCGTCCGATTGGATTGGGTGTACAAGGTTTGGCTGATGCATTTATTTTGCTTCGTATGCCTTTTGAGTCTGAAGAAGCTGCTGCTCTTAACAAAGAAATCTTTGAAACGATGTATTTTGCTGCCATGACTGCTTCTAAAGATTTGGCAATTACAGAAGGTGCTTATGAAACTTTCGAAGGTTCACCATTATCAAAAGGACAATTCCAATTTGATATGTGGAATGTAGATGAAGATTATCATTCTGGACGCTGGAACTGGGAAGAATTGCGTGGCGAAGTAGTAAAACATGGAGCTAGAAACTCACTTTTACTTGCACCAATGCCAACAGCTTCAACTTCTCAGATTTTGGGAAATAATGAATGTTTTGAGCCTTATACTTCTAATATTTATGTGCGTCGTGTACTTTCTGGAGAATTTGTTGTGGTAAACAAACACCTTTTGAAAGATTTGATTGCCATTGATATGTGGGATGACCAAATGAAAAATGAACTTATTTCTGCAAATGGTTCTGTTCAAAATATCAAACGTATTCCACAAGAATTGAAAGATATTTATAAAACTGTTTGGGAAATTAGTCAGCGTACAATTATTGATATGTCGGCTGATAGAGGTGTTTATATTTGTCAAAGTCAGAGTTTGAATGTACATATTCAAAACCCTACTTTTGGAAAACTTACTTCTATGCACTTCCACGCTTGGAAAAGAGGTTTGAAAACAGGTATGTATTATCTTCGTACAAAAGCTGCTGCTGATGCAATTAAATTTACAGTAGATAAAGATGCTTTAGAAATTGGAAAAGATACAGCTATCAATCATAAAGCAAAAGCTGAAGAAATAGTTGCTCAAAGTAATGAAGAAATGCTAGAAATGGCTGGGGCTGGTGATATGGAAGAACAATCCAATCTTGCACTTGCTAGAATCCACAAACGCCAAAACGGACAAGCACAAGAAGAGCAATTAAAGGACGGACTAGGTGGAGCAGCTTGTTCACTAGACGACGAAGATTGTTTGGTTTGTGGAAGTTAG
- a CDS encoding TraR/DksA family transcriptional regulator, whose protein sequence is MENNQILRYSADELKEFEDILNSKLAKSKDELNYLKRSIMREDAAENRTSAGNLEDGAGSMEKEQLNQLAARAQKFIADLERALFRIKNGTYGVCKDTGKLISKERLRAVPHTQQSMEAKMNRV, encoded by the coding sequence ATGGAAAATAACCAAATATTGCGCTATTCAGCAGATGAACTCAAAGAATTTGAAGATATTCTAAATTCAAAACTAGCTAAATCTAAAGATGAGTTAAACTATCTCAAACGTTCTATCATGAGAGAAGACGCAGCTGAAAACAGAACGAGTGCAGGAAATTTAGAAGATGGTGCAGGTTCAATGGAAAAAGAACAGCTCAATCAATTAGCTGCAAGAGCGCAAAAATTCATAGCAGACCTAGAACGTGCGCTTTTCAGAATCAAAAATGGAACGTATGGAGTTTGTAAAGATACAGGCAAACTTATTTCAAAAGAGCGTTTGCGTGCTGTTCCACACACACAACAATCTATGGAAGCAAAAATGAATAGAGTTTAA
- the prmA gene encoding 50S ribosomal protein L11 methyltransferase, with protein MFIVIRIKTVENIAEIVYYELAPLGFDSIMEEETAYSENKTIDANLKTTWITSVSEENYNAEEVKQILDTYQSQNLLTYSIQKEEKQNWNKKWEENFQPIRLEYNEGNKIEKKCIIRADFHEAESDFEHEIIVTPKMSFGTGHHQTTRLMLGHQFEMNHKNKVVLDAGSGTGILAIMAAKLGAKEVCACDVEDWSVENSLENADRNNLKIDSKHGTAKIFENKKFDILLANINKNVLLEEMPLYNELLKETGTLVLSGFHHNDIKDLQKRAVEFGWNIEKQTEETPWCSLRLVKNFSNL; from the coding sequence ATGTTTATTGTCATTCGTATAAAAACAGTAGAAAATATCGCTGAAATAGTTTATTATGAACTTGCTCCTTTGGGTTTTGATTCTATTATGGAAGAAGAAACTGCTTATTCTGAAAATAAAACTATTGACGCTAATCTAAAAACAACTTGGATTACTTCAGTTTCAGAAGAAAACTATAATGCCGAAGAAGTAAAACAAATTTTAGATACTTATCAATCTCAAAATTTGCTTACTTATTCTATTCAAAAAGAAGAAAAACAAAATTGGAATAAAAAATGGGAAGAAAATTTTCAACCTATTCGTTTGGAATATAATGAAGGAAATAAAATTGAAAAAAAGTGTATTATCAGAGCTGATTTTCATGAGGCTGAGTCTGATTTTGAACACGAAATTATCGTTACTCCAAAAATGTCTTTTGGAACAGGACACCACCAAACTACTCGTCTGATGCTTGGGCATCAATTTGAGATGAATCATAAAAATAAAGTGGTTTTAGATGCAGGTTCAGGAACTGGAATTTTGGCAATTATGGCAGCCAAATTAGGAGCAAAAGAAGTTTGTGCTTGTGATGTTGAAGATTGGTCAGTAGAAAATTCATTAGAAAATGCTGACAGAAATAACCTAAAAATTGATTCCAAACACGGAACAGCAAAGATTTTTGAAAACAAAAAATTTGATATTCTACTTGCTAATATCAACAAAAATGTTCTCTTGGAAGAAATGCCTTTGTATAATGAATTATTAAAAGAAACAGGAACTTTAGTTTTGAGTGGTTTTCATCACAATGACATAAAAGACCTCCAAAAAAGAGCCGTCGAATTTGGTTGGAATATTGAAAAACAAACAGAAGAAACTCCTTGGTGTAGTTTGAGATTAGTTAAGAATTTTTCTAATCTTTAA
- a CDS encoding PDZ domain-containing protein: MRFTICFVLFLIVHSFSCLAQSDSSSKTLKNRVLDRSAFVGAELGTLTNPVRVAYKMKAEKGIIIYKVFPNLAADKAGLKEKDVIIAVDSTHLNNLKEFQELIKSKNGNDTLNLFFVRNDTVRNTSLVLHFLPRERNFYFETMYDQLEINDSSQNNNQTSLRTILTFPRNNNVESNEITQFPLVIVLNSASNQSIERKLYTKNKNTKKQYQFYDWIENLTKNGFATLRIEKKGVGDSNGNLNKWTFEDEQKSISSALEKIKKQGSINQQKIYLIALGSSSLVALENFIQIRSDSTINFDRIFIEKLPSGLQKTKNQNSDSLLIYFPKLALFDASYSQNAIFNLKKYDLIMSNEKLFWLESKEDIFRVISRLKKEIE; this comes from the coding sequence ATGCGTTTTACAATCTGTTTTGTTTTATTTCTAATTGTGCATTCTTTTTCTTGTTTAGCTCAATCTGACTCTTCTTCTAAAACTTTGAAAAACAGAGTTTTAGATAGAAGTGCTTTTGTGGGGGCAGAACTCGGTACTCTTACCAATCCTGTTCGTGTGGCTTACAAAATGAAAGCTGAAAAAGGAATTATTATTTATAAAGTTTTTCCTAATTTGGCAGCTGATAAAGCTGGTTTGAAGGAAAAAGATGTCATTATTGCTGTTGATTCTACTCATTTGAATAATCTAAAAGAATTTCAAGAATTAATCAAAAGTAAAAATGGAAATGATACTTTAAATTTATTTTTTGTTAGAAATGATACGGTCAGAAATACATCTTTAGTTCTTCATTTTTTACCTAGAGAAAGGAATTTTTATTTTGAAACAATGTATGACCAACTAGAAATTAATGATTCAAGCCAAAATAATAATCAAACAAGTCTGCGAACTATCCTTACTTTTCCTAGAAATAATAATGTAGAAAGTAATGAAATAACTCAATTTCCTTTGGTAATTGTCTTAAACTCGGCTTCTAATCAATCTATTGAGCGAAAGTTATATACAAAAAATAAAAATACAAAAAAGCAATATCAATTTTATGATTGGATAGAAAATCTTACCAAAAATGGTTTTGCAACGTTGCGAATAGAAAAAAAAGGAGTAGGAGATAGTAATGGAAATCTGAATAAATGGACATTTGAAGACGAACAAAAAAGTATTAGTTCAGCCTTAGAAAAAATAAAAAAACAGGGTTCTATCAACCAACAGAAAATTTATTTGATTGCTTTAGGTTCTTCTTCTCTAGTTGCTTTGGAGAATTTTATTCAAATTCGTTCAGATTCAACAATTAATTTTGATAGAATTTTTATAGAAAAACTGCCTTCTGGGTTACAGAAAACCAAAAATCAGAATAGTGATAGTTTGCTTATTTATTTTCCAAAACTTGCTCTTTTTGATGCAAGCTATTCTCAAAATGCAATTTTTAATTTAAAAAAATATGATTTGATAATGAGCAATGAGAAACTCTTTTGGTTAGAATCTAAAGAAGATATTTTTAGAGTAATCTCAAGACTAAAAAAAGAAATAGAATAA